A stretch of the Polluticoccus soli genome encodes the following:
- the recF gene encoding DNA replication/repair protein RecF (All proteins in this family for which functions are known are DNA-binding proteins that assist the filamentation of RecA onto DNA for the initiation of recombination or recombinational repair.) codes for MNTIKKITLLQFRNYSSASFDFTAPVTCITGPNGSGKTNLLDAVYYLCYTKSYFSSYQQNAVQRGMDGFRIEGWFELDGREERIACKWKGGKKEISANGVEYEKLTEHIGKYAAVMIAPDDMELINEGSELRRKWMDGILSQTDCDYLERLMNYQRVLQQRNAWLKMQATNPSTIRTELEFYNARLAADGTYIYECRKSFIVQFRPLLQNFYEQLSGGREQVEIDYESDLLTKALATWLDTGLEHDLRMQRTLRGIHKDDWAFSLNATPLKQFASQGQKKSFLFAIKLAQYAYLAQVQKHLPILLLDDIFEKLDQSRMEALLRIIRTPQFGQVLLTDTHAGRVQEAFGEEAQVQFINLSHHP; via the coding sequence TTGAATACCATAAAGAAGATAACGTTACTGCAATTCCGCAATTATTCGTCGGCTTCTTTCGATTTTACGGCTCCTGTGACCTGTATTACCGGCCCCAACGGCAGTGGAAAAACTAACCTGCTCGACGCCGTTTATTATCTCTGTTATACCAAAAGTTATTTCAGCTCGTACCAGCAAAATGCCGTCCAGCGCGGCATGGACGGGTTTAGGATAGAAGGCTGGTTTGAACTTGATGGCCGCGAAGAACGCATTGCCTGCAAGTGGAAAGGTGGCAAAAAGGAAATTTCTGCCAACGGTGTAGAATATGAGAAACTTACCGAACATATAGGAAAATATGCTGCTGTGATGATCGCTCCAGACGACATGGAGCTGATAAATGAGGGTAGCGAACTGCGCCGCAAGTGGATGGATGGCATATTGAGTCAAACCGATTGCGATTACCTGGAGCGGTTAATGAACTACCAGCGTGTGTTGCAGCAACGCAATGCCTGGCTTAAAATGCAAGCTACTAACCCCAGCACTATACGCACAGAACTGGAATTTTATAATGCAAGGTTGGCTGCCGACGGAACTTATATATATGAATGTCGTAAATCGTTCATTGTGCAGTTTCGCCCACTGTTGCAGAATTTTTATGAACAATTGTCGGGTGGTAGAGAGCAGGTGGAGATAGATTACGAAAGCGATCTGCTGACTAAGGCCTTGGCAACATGGCTGGATACCGGTCTCGAACACGACCTGCGCATGCAGCGTACCCTCCGCGGTATACACAAAGATGACTGGGCGTTTAGCCTGAATGCTACGCCACTCAAGCAATTTGCTTCTCAAGGACAAAAGAAAAGTTTCCTGTTTGCTATCAAGCTTGCCCAGTATGCATATTTGGCACAGGTACAGAAGCACTTGCCGATTTTGTTGCTTGATGATATTTTCGAAAAGCTCGACCAGAGCCGGATGGAAGCCCTGTTGCGTATCATCCGCACACCTCAGTTTGGCCAGGTGCTGCTAACCGACACGCATGCTGGTCGTGTACAGGAAGCCTTTGGGGAAGAAGCGCAGGTGCAGTTCATTAACCTGTCGCACCACCCTTAA
- a CDS encoding tetratricopeptide repeat protein, translating to MASTTRNKPGAEKIVVEDSGSSALDNLQVMYEKNKKPINTIAFVVIGAVVAFFAYKKLYQEPRVEKAATAMSYAQRYFETDSMSKALNGDGQRIGFLKIEKKFSGTPSANLAHFYAGIAYLKTGDFKNAIKQLEDFDGKGTSLEYAAYGSIADAYMETGDVKKGIEYYNKAAGNKEDFGLTPFYLARAGAAYEMNKQPEEAKKAYIRIRDEYPTAPEARNVDKYLARLGDLN from the coding sequence ATGGCAAGTACAACAAGGAATAAACCAGGTGCAGAGAAAATTGTAGTTGAGGACAGCGGTAGCAGTGCGCTCGACAATCTGCAGGTGATGTATGAAAAGAACAAGAAACCTATCAATACAATTGCTTTCGTAGTTATTGGTGCAGTTGTGGCTTTCTTTGCTTATAAAAAGCTTTACCAGGAGCCACGCGTAGAAAAAGCAGCAACAGCTATGTCTTATGCTCAGCGCTATTTCGAAACAGACTCTATGTCTAAAGCACTAAACGGTGATGGTCAGCGCATCGGTTTCTTGAAGATCGAGAAGAAATTCAGCGGCACTCCGTCTGCTAACCTGGCACACTTCTACGCAGGTATTGCTTACCTGAAAACAGGTGATTTCAAAAATGCCATCAAACAACTGGAAGACTTCGACGGCAAGGGCACAAGCCTTGAGTATGCAGCTTATGGTTCTATCGCCGACGCTTATATGGAAACCGGCGATGTAAAGAAAGGTATCGAGTATTACAACAAAGCTGCAGGAAACAAAGAAGATTTCGGTCTGACTCCGTTCTACCTGGCTCGTGCAGGTGCTGCTTATGAAATGAATAAACAACCGGAAGAAGCTAAGAAGGCTTACATCCGTATCCGCGACGAGTATCCTACAGCTCCTGAAGCCCGCAACGTAGATAAATACCTTGCACGCCTGGGCGACCTGAACTAA
- a CDS encoding efflux RND transporter periplasmic adaptor subunit translates to MKKRTLIVVIVAMFAVIGIVLANNKKELDAKKVVVDRSKIPVSVAVAKVTMQTLDGNLRLPATLEPAKTADISATTGGKIVSLRIQLGSHVSMGQVIGSVDTRQQQLGENDAQEALRKAEKDYQLSKELYEGNAGTAQGVKDAQHALDAARIRVQQSGQKVGDGAIKSPISGIITTKNGEVGEYANPGATLATVVDVYSLKAVVFVSEKDVYQLKIGRPAAIAADVLPGKTFNGKVSFISPVGDENHNYRVELTVDNKAAELKAGTYTQVNFDLGSSTNALQMPKIALVEGTKNPYVYVVNGEQVIMKKITVGREVGENIEVLNGLNEGEEIVTSGQINLTNGSRITRTR, encoded by the coding sequence ATGAAAAAAAGAACACTCATAGTTGTCATCGTTGCCATGTTTGCAGTTATAGGCATTGTATTGGCTAACAATAAAAAGGAGCTAGATGCCAAGAAAGTAGTGGTAGATCGTTCTAAGATACCGGTGTCTGTCGCTGTTGCCAAGGTTACAATGCAGACTCTGGATGGAAATCTGAGGTTGCCGGCAACTCTTGAACCGGCTAAGACTGCAGATATCTCGGCTACCACCGGTGGTAAGATCGTAAGCCTGCGCATACAACTCGGTTCGCACGTAAGCATGGGACAGGTTATAGGCTCTGTAGATACCCGCCAGCAACAGCTTGGTGAGAATGATGCGCAGGAAGCGCTGCGTAAAGCAGAAAAGGACTACCAACTGAGCAAAGAACTTTATGAAGGTAATGCAGGCACTGCCCAAGGTGTAAAAGACGCGCAACATGCACTGGACGCTGCCCGCATACGTGTACAGCAATCTGGACAGAAAGTTGGCGACGGTGCTATTAAATCACCCATCAGCGGTATCATCACTACGAAGAATGGTGAAGTAGGTGAATATGCTAACCCCGGTGCCACACTGGCTACAGTAGTAGATGTATATAGCCTGAAAGCGGTGGTATTCGTTAGCGAGAAAGATGTGTACCAACTGAAGATCGGTCGCCCTGCGGCTATAGCTGCCGATGTACTGCCCGGCAAAACTTTCAATGGCAAAGTGAGCTTTATCTCTCCTGTTGGTGACGAGAACCACAACTACCGCGTAGAGCTTACGGTTGATAACAAAGCCGCCGAACTGAAAGCGGGCACTTATACGCAGGTAAACTTCGACCTTGGTAGCAGCACTAATGCCTTACAGATGCCTAAGATCGCGTTGGTAGAAGGAACAAAGAATCCTTATGTATATGTGGTGAACGGTGAGCAGGTAATAATGAAAAAGATCACTGTTGGTCGCGAAGTAGGTGAGAATATTGAAGTGCTGAATGGTCTGAACGAAGGAGAAGAGATCGTTACCAGCGGCCAGATCAACCTCACCAACGGTAGCCGGATCACCCGCACCAGGTAA
- a CDS encoding GbsR/MarR family transcriptional regulator — MSTMKLSQEKLSLIEEFGVFHEQNGMQPAAGRVIALLFISDNVELTFEEIYETLHMSKSAASNAINFLLSTNRIEYITKPGERRRYFRVKAQNITDVIQRSLTGMNGFNTMLKKVLEHRPAHTKDFNNRLKEVTQFMDFLHAELPVLFQKWEQRKK; from the coding sequence ATGAGTACAATGAAATTATCCCAGGAGAAACTAAGCCTTATCGAGGAGTTCGGCGTATTTCATGAACAAAACGGGATGCAACCAGCTGCAGGAAGGGTGATCGCGCTGTTATTCATCTCGGATAATGTAGAGCTGACTTTTGAAGAGATATATGAAACGCTGCATATGAGCAAAAGCGCAGCTAGCAATGCGATCAACTTTTTACTGAGCACCAACAGGATTGAATACATAACCAAACCCGGCGAACGCAGGCGATATTTCCGTGTCAAAGCACAAAATATAACTGATGTGATTCAGCGCTCACTTACCGGAATGAACGGCTTCAATACAATGCTGAAAAAAGTGCTTGAGCACCGTCCTGCGCACACTAAGGACTTCAACAACCGGCTTAAAGAGGTGACCCAGTTCATGGATTTTCTTCATGCAGAACTGCCAGTATTGTTCCAAAAATGGGAGCAGCGCAAGAAATAA
- a CDS encoding TolC family protein, whose product MKRIAFLLAASIIGATGFAQETYSLKQAIDYSLKNHGSNVIYKNEIQKVKLQSKEALSAYLPQVNANATFDDNLQRQTTILPGAMFGKTEDIAVQMGNKYNSTATIQLDQTIYDQAMIYGIKAGVPAKKIAELKQAKNNEELIYGTASAYSQILLLKEQQKLITANQDQYQQLYDITKFRFDKGVAKKVDMDRVVVQLNNIKAQQKQIQADIEVAYNSLKNAMGLPLNATLQIEDSLNYEKYMQSAYDNLHVQDLIDYQLQDQSIALQELDVKRKQAASLPTLSGYARYGQQGFGNTVGDATSDWHTFSAVGLKLNVPLFSGQRRQAQLQQSKLELQNAKQNQELNEAGLQLQFQNAARQLQENMTTLSANRSNMNLAKTVYETSQFEYSKGVSSIADLLNADFSYRQAQANYMTSLLNLVSNRLEYERAKGTVTQFVNQL is encoded by the coding sequence ATGAAACGAATAGCTTTTTTACTGGCCGCAAGTATTATCGGGGCTACCGGCTTTGCGCAGGAAACGTATAGCCTGAAGCAAGCCATCGATTATAGTTTGAAGAACCACGGTTCGAACGTTATCTACAAAAACGAGATACAGAAAGTTAAGCTGCAATCGAAGGAAGCTTTGTCTGCCTACCTGCCACAGGTGAATGCGAATGCGACTTTTGACGATAACCTGCAACGCCAGACGACAATATTGCCAGGCGCTATGTTCGGCAAAACCGAAGACATCGCCGTGCAGATGGGTAATAAATATAACAGCACCGCTACTATACAGCTGGACCAGACGATCTACGACCAGGCGATGATATATGGCATCAAGGCTGGAGTACCTGCTAAAAAGATCGCGGAATTGAAGCAGGCAAAAAACAATGAAGAATTGATCTATGGTACTGCATCCGCCTATTCGCAAATACTGTTGCTGAAAGAACAACAAAAGCTGATAACAGCAAACCAGGACCAATACCAGCAGTTGTATGATATCACCAAATTCCGCTTTGATAAAGGTGTGGCTAAAAAAGTGGATATGGATAGGGTAGTAGTACAGTTAAACAACATCAAGGCACAGCAAAAGCAAATACAAGCCGATATAGAGGTTGCCTACAACTCGTTGAAGAACGCAATGGGTTTGCCGCTGAATGCAACGCTGCAGATAGAGGACAGCCTCAATTACGAAAAATACATGCAAAGCGCCTATGATAACCTTCATGTGCAGGATCTGATAGATTATCAGTTGCAGGATCAGAGCATCGCCTTGCAGGAACTGGATGTAAAACGTAAACAAGCGGCATCGCTTCCTACACTGTCTGGCTACGCACGGTACGGTCAGCAGGGTTTTGGTAACACTGTAGGCGACGCCACTTCAGATTGGCATACGTTCTCCGCTGTCGGTTTGAAACTAAATGTGCCTTTGTTTAGTGGCCAACGCAGGCAGGCGCAGTTGCAGCAAAGTAAGCTGGAGCTTCAGAACGCGAAACAAAACCAAGAGCTCAATGAGGCTGGTCTGCAATTGCAGTTTCAAAATGCCGCACGCCAACTACAGGAAAACATGACTACACTCAGCGCCAACAGAAGCAATATGAACCTGGCCAAAACAGTATATGAAACCAGCCAGTTTGAATATAGCAAAGGCGTATCGTCCATCGCCGACCTGCTGAATGCTGACTTTTCATATAGGCAGGCTCAGGCCAACTATATGACCTCGCTGCTCAATCTTGTCTCTAACCGCCTTGAATATGAAAGGGCGAAAGGAACAGTTACTCAATTCGTTAACCAATTATAA
- the pdhA gene encoding pyruvate dehydrogenase (acetyl-transferring) E1 component subunit alpha: protein MQTPFGKETYLYWYEIMLLLRRFEEKTGQLYGMQKIRGFCHLYIGQEAVAAGMMTAIRDDDNVITAYRDHGLAIAKGLTPNECMAELYGKATGCSKGKGGSMHFFSAEKRFFGGHGIVGGQIGLGAGMAFADQYNNTDRATICFFGDGAARQGMLHETFNMAVLWQLPVVFICENNYYAMGTSVERTSKVLDIYTLADAYGMPGDSVDGMSCEEVHKAIDRAVRRAREKGGPTFLEIKTYRYRGHSMSDPAKYRTKEELEEYKEKDPINTVLKTIMDNGWATEQEIEAINDKVRAQVEESVQFAEDSPWPDDSELYKDIYAEDDYPYITD, encoded by the coding sequence GTGCAGACTCCATTCGGTAAAGAGACATATTTATACTGGTACGAGATCATGTTACTGCTGCGCCGCTTTGAAGAAAAGACCGGGCAGTTGTATGGTATGCAGAAGATTCGTGGGTTTTGTCACCTGTACATAGGCCAGGAAGCAGTAGCTGCCGGCATGATGACCGCTATTCGCGATGACGACAATGTTATCACCGCTTACCGTGACCACGGCCTGGCTATAGCTAAGGGCCTCACTCCTAATGAGTGTATGGCCGAATTGTATGGTAAAGCCACCGGTTGCAGCAAGGGTAAAGGCGGTAGCATGCACTTCTTCAGCGCAGAAAAACGTTTCTTCGGCGGCCATGGTATCGTTGGTGGACAGATCGGCCTTGGCGCTGGTATGGCCTTCGCGGATCAATACAACAACACAGACCGTGCTACCATCTGCTTCTTCGGCGATGGTGCTGCCCGCCAGGGTATGCTGCACGAAACGTTCAACATGGCCGTGTTGTGGCAGCTGCCAGTAGTATTCATTTGCGAGAACAACTATTACGCAATGGGGACTTCGGTAGAGCGTACTTCAAAAGTTCTGGATATCTACACGCTGGCTGATGCTTATGGCATGCCGGGCGACTCTGTAGACGGCATGAGCTGCGAAGAAGTTCACAAAGCCATTGACCGCGCAGTACGCCGTGCACGCGAAAAAGGTGGCCCAACCTTCCTCGAGATCAAAACTTACCGCTACCGCGGTCACTCAATGAGTGACCCTGCTAAATACCGCACAAAAGAAGAGCTGGAAGAGTATAAAGAGAAAGATCCGATCAACACAGTACTGAAAACCATCATGGATAATGGCTGGGCTACAGAACAGGAGATCGAAGCGATAAACGACAAAGTACGTGCCCAGGTAGAAGAATCGGTACAATTTGCCGAAGACAGCCCATGGCCGGACGACAGCGAATTGTATAAAGATATATACGCGGAAGACGATTATCCGTATATTACGGACTAA
- a CDS encoding winged helix-turn-helix domain-containing protein, giving the protein MKATIERLNKVFDSRIRIGIMSALMVNESMNFNDLKALIDITDGNLASHMKTLEENKYIKVEKGFIGRKTNTTYSITKAGEKAFRSHLDALEQIIKNLE; this is encoded by the coding sequence ATGAAAGCGACGATAGAACGGTTAAATAAAGTTTTTGACAGCCGCATACGCATCGGTATCATGAGCGCATTGATGGTAAACGAGAGCATGAATTTTAATGACTTGAAAGCGCTTATCGATATCACTGATGGCAACCTGGCATCGCACATGAAAACACTGGAAGAGAACAAGTACATAAAAGTAGAGAAAGGATTTATAGGTCGTAAGACAAACACTACCTATTCTATCACCAAAGCTGGTGAAAAAGCATTCCGTTCACACCTGGACGCACTGGAGCAGATCATCAAAAACCTGGAATAA
- a CDS encoding DUF1361 domain-containing protein, which produces MRFIERYKWLMPSLCFSGALIIGRVLYTGHLTFAFLTWNLFLAVLPLYFSHKIETASTTRRGWTYAALWLLFFPNAMYIVTDLFHLRERGDVPLWYDLLLILSAALNGVVLGFISLRKMERWLISFISKRYISAVIFVILVACGYGIYLGRYERWNSWDVLANPFSLASNILYHVIHPYRNADIWMLSAAFGTWMYLVYKQLTRIRPR; this is translated from the coding sequence ATGAGATTTATTGAAAGGTATAAATGGCTGATGCCTTCGCTATGCTTCAGTGGCGCGCTCATCATTGGAAGAGTGCTTTATACCGGGCATCTTACATTCGCATTCCTAACATGGAACCTGTTCCTGGCTGTACTGCCATTATACTTCAGCCATAAAATAGAAACGGCTTCTACTACTCGTCGAGGCTGGACTTATGCCGCTTTGTGGTTGTTATTCTTTCCCAATGCGATGTACATCGTTACCGATCTCTTCCATCTGCGCGAGCGTGGAGATGTTCCGCTGTGGTATGACCTGCTGCTGATCTTATCGGCTGCATTGAATGGCGTTGTGCTGGGCTTTATTTCGCTACGTAAAATGGAGCGGTGGCTGATCAGTTTTATTAGCAAAAGGTATATCTCGGCTGTTATCTTCGTTATCCTGGTAGCCTGCGGCTACGGCATATACCTCGGCCGCTACGAACGTTGGAATAGCTGGGATGTATTAGCTAATCCTTTCTCTTTGGCGAGCAATATACTGTATCATGTAATACATCCATACCGTAACGCCGACATCTGGATGCTGAGCGCAGCATTCGGCACCTGGATGTACCTCGTCTACAAACAGCTGACAAGGATACGTCCAAGATAA
- the ribH gene encoding 6,7-dimethyl-8-ribityllumazine synthase, translating to MAQSQLSPTLLDTASLKELKKARIAIVYTEWNEKITGELIAGAERVAKQLGAVITQKVSVPGSFELPFACKQLWENKKDKKSAPEAIIAFGAVIRGGTPHFEYVCKAVTEGIVQLNLMLPVPVIFGVLTLDNEQQAIERLGGPHGHKGEEAAITALKMIRNSRKKH from the coding sequence ATGGCACAATCACAACTCAGTCCTACCCTGCTGGACACAGCTTCGCTCAAAGAATTGAAGAAGGCAAGGATAGCTATAGTATATACAGAATGGAACGAGAAGATAACCGGCGAACTTATAGCAGGCGCTGAGCGTGTTGCCAAACAACTCGGTGCAGTGATCACCCAAAAGGTATCAGTGCCAGGAAGCTTTGAACTGCCCTTTGCCTGCAAGCAATTGTGGGAAAACAAAAAGGATAAGAAAAGCGCTCCCGAAGCTATCATTGCCTTTGGTGCAGTAATACGCGGAGGAACCCCACACTTCGAATACGTTTGCAAAGCGGTTACCGAAGGCATCGTACAACTGAACTTAATGCTCCCTGTACCTGTTATATTCGGTGTATTGACACTCGATAATGAACAACAAGCCATAGAACGCCTTGGCGGGCCGCACGGACATAAAGGAGAAGAAGCTGCGATCACAGCACTGAAAATGATCAGGAATAGCCGTAAGAAACACTAA
- the creD gene encoding cell envelope integrity protein CreD, which produces MEQNENLLLNLWDRNKMLIKGLLIGFFTLVMLIPVALLSDQVSEREKRQNEVIKEVSSKWATQQTLTGPIIVVPFIQTIDSTGKITKRNAYILPEQLNINGRLLPEKRHRSIYDVTLYRSSMQLSGQFDPSVIKKLGIPEANLLWNECTVMMGLDDARGLEENVVMRWNNAPLALEAGLPDNNVVKSGLSAKTSFDSNRRAAFTVDLKLKGSSYLYFAPVGKTTHVQISSPWKDPAFDGHYLPSSPAIVDNNGFTAEWNVLQVSRNYPQAWRDGSTYDIEGTAFGVKLLQPNDSYAKTERSVKYAILIVALTFTLFFFLEIMQKRQIHPLQYVLVGLALCIFYSLLLSISEYTGFNAAYIISSIATVSLISLYTLGIFRKPQIAAGFAAALGGLYTYLFVLIQLQDNSLLFGSIGLFVIIAIIMFYSRKINWYGTGYVPETVFNTKP; this is translated from the coding sequence ATGGAACAGAATGAGAACCTTCTCCTTAACCTTTGGGACAGAAACAAAATGCTGATAAAAGGCCTGCTGATCGGCTTTTTCACTTTAGTTATGTTAATCCCTGTAGCACTACTTTCAGACCAGGTAAGCGAACGGGAGAAGCGACAGAACGAAGTGATCAAAGAGGTAAGTAGTAAATGGGCCACACAACAAACACTTACGGGACCTATCATAGTTGTTCCTTTCATACAAACTATTGACAGCACCGGTAAGATAACAAAGCGCAATGCTTATATATTGCCAGAGCAGCTCAACATCAATGGCAGGCTATTGCCAGAGAAACGGCATCGCAGTATATACGATGTCACCCTCTACCGATCGTCTATGCAGCTAAGTGGCCAATTTGATCCATCGGTTATAAAAAAACTGGGCATTCCAGAAGCCAACTTACTGTGGAACGAATGCACGGTAATGATGGGATTAGATGATGCGCGGGGCTTGGAAGAAAACGTAGTGATGCGATGGAACAATGCACCATTGGCCCTGGAAGCCGGGCTTCCTGATAACAACGTTGTGAAAAGCGGATTGAGTGCAAAGACCAGTTTCGACTCCAACAGAAGAGCCGCCTTCACCGTGGATCTGAAATTGAAAGGATCCTCGTATTTATATTTTGCGCCTGTCGGTAAAACAACACATGTCCAAATTAGTTCTCCATGGAAAGACCCGGCATTTGACGGTCATTACCTGCCGTCATCTCCTGCAATAGTCGACAACAATGGTTTTACAGCAGAATGGAATGTACTACAGGTATCGCGAAACTATCCGCAGGCCTGGCGTGATGGCAGCACTTACGATATCGAAGGAACAGCCTTCGGGGTAAAGCTGCTACAACCTAATGATAGCTATGCCAAGACCGAACGTTCAGTTAAATATGCCATCCTCATTGTTGCACTAACATTTACCCTCTTCTTCTTTCTGGAGATAATGCAAAAACGACAAATACACCCGCTGCAATATGTGCTCGTCGGTTTAGCACTTTGTATATTCTATTCCTTGCTCCTTTCAATCTCGGAATACACAGGATTCAATGCGGCCTATATCATATCTTCTATAGCTACAGTCTCACTCATCAGCCTTTATACGCTGGGCATTTTTAGAAAACCCCAAATAGCGGCGGGTTTTGCAGCAGCACTTGGCGGATTATATACCTACCTGTTTGTACTTATTCAGCTGCAAGACAATTCTCTGCTGTTTGGCAGCATAGGTTTATTCGTCATCATAGCTATCATCATGTTCTATTCACGCAAGATCAACTGGTATGGCACAGGCTATGTTCCAGAAACCGTATTTAACACTAAGCCCTAA
- a CDS encoding (Fe-S)-binding protein — MHNVQLFIPCFVDQLYPQTGINMVKVLEKLGCNVTYNANQTCCGQPAFNAGFWDDAKGVARKFLTDFEGEGYIVGPSGSCTGFVRNYYDKMFENSAEHNHSGKVGKRMYEFTEFLIDVLKVEDLGATLQGKATYHDACGALRECGIKQAPRKLLDKVKGLELTEMKECETCCGFGGTFAVKFEPISVGMAQTKVQSALDTGAQYMISTDVSCLMHLQGYIDKNNLPMQTMHIADVLASGW; from the coding sequence ATGCACAACGTACAACTCTTCATACCTTGTTTTGTAGACCAGCTTTATCCGCAAACCGGCATCAATATGGTAAAGGTGCTGGAGAAGCTTGGCTGCAACGTGACCTACAACGCTAATCAAACCTGCTGCGGTCAGCCAGCTTTCAATGCAGGATTCTGGGACGATGCCAAAGGTGTAGCAAGAAAATTCCTGACTGATTTTGAAGGAGAAGGATACATTGTCGGCCCTAGTGGATCATGTACAGGGTTCGTACGCAATTACTACGACAAAATGTTTGAGAACAGTGCTGAGCATAATCATAGCGGCAAGGTTGGTAAGCGCATGTACGAGTTTACTGAGTTTCTTATTGATGTGTTGAAAGTTGAAGACCTTGGTGCTACCCTACAAGGCAAGGCTACCTATCATGACGCCTGTGGTGCCTTGCGTGAATGCGGCATCAAACAGGCTCCGCGTAAGCTGTTAGATAAAGTAAAAGGCCTTGAGCTTACCGAGATGAAAGAATGCGAAACCTGCTGCGGCTTTGGTGGAACATTCGCCGTTAAGTTCGAACCCATATCTGTAGGCATGGCGCAAACTAAAGTACAAAGCGCCCTGGATACGGGCGCTCAGTATATGATATCAACGGATGTTTCGTGTTTGATGCATTTGCAAGGTTATATCGACAAGAACAATTTGCCAATGCA
- the aqpZ gene encoding aquaporin Z, with protein sequence MKTSGFSKFLAELIGTMVLVLMGCGSAVIAGADGTTGVGLLGISFAFGLSVVAMAYAIGHISGCHINPAISLGMVVAGRMKLGEALYYIIAQVIGALIGAGLLCLIASGKAGYDVAVNGLGQNGYADLSPQHYNMQAGLLAEVVFTFIFLLVIFGSTSTKNIHGGFAGLSIGLSLVLIHIAGIPVTGVSVNPARSIGPALFVGGEALSQLWLFIIAPISGALLAAVVWKYLLERD encoded by the coding sequence ATGAAAACCTCGGGCTTTTCAAAATTTCTGGCCGAGCTGATCGGCACTATGGTATTGGTGCTGATGGGCTGTGGCAGCGCAGTGATAGCAGGTGCAGATGGAACTACCGGCGTGGGATTGTTAGGTATAAGCTTTGCATTTGGCTTATCGGTAGTAGCAATGGCTTATGCCATTGGTCATATATCGGGATGCCACATAAACCCCGCCATATCGCTGGGTATGGTGGTAGCAGGACGAATGAAATTAGGTGAAGCCCTATACTATATAATAGCACAGGTGATCGGCGCACTCATTGGTGCAGGGTTGCTCTGCCTGATCGCCTCAGGCAAGGCAGGTTACGATGTTGCGGTTAACGGTCTTGGTCAAAACGGTTATGCTGACTTGTCGCCGCAGCATTATAATATGCAGGCAGGATTGTTGGCAGAGGTAGTCTTTACTTTCATATTCCTGCTGGTAATATTTGGATCTACTTCTACCAAAAATATTCACGGAGGATTTGCAGGGTTGTCGATCGGCCTTAGCCTTGTGCTGATACACATCGCCGGCATACCTGTAACAGGCGTATCTGTCAATCCAGCACGCAGCATAGGTCCTGCTTTGTTTGTTGGTGGTGAAGCTTTGTCGCAGTTATGGTTATTCATAATAGCACCTATATCAGGAGCACTGCTAGCCGCGGTGGTTTGGAAATATTTGCTGGAGCGTGACTAG